A genome region from Paenibacillus pabuli includes the following:
- the cntA gene encoding staphylopine-dependent metal ABC transporter substrate-binding lipoprotein: MGLSIVFALVLVVLAGCGEKGTAQTGAADGEKKTDLIYASAKDINDMNPHLYTGSMPAQGMVYESLVENTADGIQPLLAESWDISEDGKVYTFHLRKDVKFQDGEPFNAEAVKANFDAVQANSEKHAWIKLSTKIVSTNVIDEHTVELVLSSTYYPTLVELSMTRPYVFISPKDMINGGTKDGVNGYHGTGPYLLTEHNVDENATFVANENYWGGKPEIQKIVAKVLPAGETTFLALQKGEIDFVFTDDRGADSIDVHAMNQLAESGEYQVVRSEPMNTSIIAANSSKKDNPVSETAVREAIWHAIDRDTISNDIFEGTQTPAQTLFSSNVNYADVELKTRLYDVSAAEKLLDEAGWTLASGAAVRTKEGQELKMDLYYDSNSSTQKTQAEYIQNELKNIGIQLSIIGEESSSIANRRSTGEYDLLFNQTWGLAYDPQSTISAFASSSAYLHTTSGMPDAEEMYAKIEDVMVSTDENTRKSLYADIMTMVHEEAVFIPITNGSMTIVAPKNLDGIAFKQTQFELPFERMKFQ, encoded by the coding sequence ATGGGCTTAAGTATTGTATTCGCGCTGGTTTTGGTCGTATTGGCCGGTTGCGGCGAGAAGGGAACTGCACAGACGGGGGCAGCAGATGGGGAGAAGAAGACGGATCTGATCTATGCCTCCGCCAAGGATATTAATGATATGAATCCCCATTTGTATACAGGTTCCATGCCTGCTCAAGGGATGGTATATGAGTCATTGGTAGAGAACACGGCCGATGGCATTCAGCCCTTGCTTGCGGAATCATGGGATATTTCCGAGGACGGTAAGGTGTATACCTTTCATTTGCGAAAAGACGTGAAATTTCAGGACGGAGAACCTTTCAACGCCGAGGCGGTCAAGGCGAACTTTGATGCGGTTCAGGCCAATAGTGAGAAACATGCGTGGATTAAGCTGTCCACCAAAATTGTGAGTACAAATGTCATTGATGAACATACCGTTGAATTGGTGCTGTCTAGTACCTATTATCCGACATTGGTGGAATTGTCCATGACCAGACCCTATGTGTTCATTTCCCCGAAAGACATGATCAATGGCGGGACCAAAGATGGTGTGAATGGTTACCATGGAACAGGGCCATACCTGCTTACAGAGCACAATGTGGATGAAAACGCGACGTTTGTTGCAAATGAAAACTATTGGGGAGGCAAACCCGAAATTCAAAAAATCGTAGCCAAAGTTCTCCCGGCAGGAGAGACAACGTTTCTGGCCTTGCAAAAGGGTGAAATTGACTTCGTGTTCACGGATGACCGGGGTGCCGACAGTATTGATGTCCATGCCATGAATCAACTGGCGGAATCAGGAGAGTATCAGGTCGTACGAAGTGAGCCGATGAACACGAGCATCATTGCGGCCAATAGCAGCAAAAAGGATAACCCGGTCAGTGAAACAGCCGTTCGGGAAGCCATCTGGCATGCCATCGATCGGGATACGATCAGCAACGACATTTTTGAGGGGACACAGACACCTGCCCAGACCCTATTCTCTTCCAATGTGAATTACGCCGACGTGGAATTGAAGACACGACTTTATGATGTAAGTGCTGCAGAGAAGCTGCTGGACGAAGCGGGCTGGACTTTAGCTAGTGGTGCTGCTGTACGAACCAAAGAAGGGCAAGAGCTGAAGATGGATTTATATTATGACAGCAATTCCTCTACGCAGAAAACACAGGCTGAATACATTCAAAATGAATTGAAAAACATCGGTATCCAGCTATCCATTATCGGGGAAGAATCTTCTTCCATCGCAAACAGAAGATCTACGGGAGAGTACGATCTGCTGTTCAATCAAACCTGGGGACTGGCTTATGATCCTCAGAGCACCATTTCCGCATTTGCCTCAAGCTCAGCCTATCTGCATACGACAAGCGGAATGCCTGACGCCGAGGAAATGTACGCCAAGATTGAAGACGTGATGGTATCCACCGATGAGAATACAAGGAAATCACTATACGCCGACATCATGACCATGGTTCACGAGGAAGCCGTGTTTATCCCTATTACGAACGGAAGCATGACCATCGTTGCACCAAAGAACCTGGATGGCATTGCATTTAAGCAGACCCAATTTGAGCTGCCATTCGAGCGAATGAAATTTCAATAG
- the opp1B gene encoding nickel/cobalt ABC transporter permease, whose translation MGSFIVKRILLAIPLLLIISFITFVLINLSPLDPAVVVLQAQEVPQITDELVAQTKAELGMDQPFLIQYGNWLLACLKLDFGESYVTGNSVWSMIGPAFVNTLKLTLISSVFIILFSILLGVVCAMREGKMMDKSVRGFSFLLTAIPSYWLAAMLIWYFSVKLDLLPTSGMDSPQSYILPVIVITVSYVGIYFRSVRSSMLNNLNEDYVLYARASGIPERRVTLHILRNSLQVSVSIFCMAIPIVLGSTVVIENVFAWPGLGRLSVRSILSRDYPIIQAYVLILAVTFVLFNTLSDIVNAAMNPKLRKEFE comes from the coding sequence ATGGGGAGTTTTATCGTCAAACGAATTCTGCTCGCAATACCCCTGCTGTTGATTATTTCGTTTATAACCTTTGTTCTGATCAATCTTTCACCGCTGGATCCTGCCGTTGTGGTGTTACAGGCGCAGGAAGTTCCGCAGATTACGGATGAGCTGGTTGCCCAAACCAAGGCGGAGCTTGGCATGGATCAGCCGTTTTTGATTCAATACGGGAACTGGCTGCTGGCTTGCCTGAAGCTGGACTTTGGCGAGTCCTATGTGACCGGGAATTCCGTCTGGTCCATGATTGGCCCGGCATTTGTGAACACGCTCAAATTAACGCTGATATCTTCCGTGTTCATTATTCTCTTCTCGATCCTGTTAGGTGTTGTCTGTGCGATGAGGGAAGGGAAAATGATGGATAAGTCCGTACGGGGCTTCTCCTTCCTGCTGACGGCGATACCTTCCTACTGGCTTGCAGCTATGCTGATCTGGTACTTCTCCGTCAAGCTTGATCTGCTGCCCACCAGCGGAATGGATTCGCCGCAGAGCTATATTCTTCCGGTCATCGTCATTACGGTAAGTTATGTAGGTATCTACTTCAGGAGCGTCAGAAGCTCCATGCTGAACAATTTGAATGAAGATTATGTCCTTTACGCGCGAGCCAGCGGAATTCCCGAGAGAAGGGTAACACTGCATATTTTGAGAAATTCACTGCAGGTGTCCGTTTCCATCTTCTGTATGGCCATACCCATTGTACTTGGAAGCACCGTTGTGATTGAGAATGTGTTTGCCTGGCCAGGTCTCGGGCGGCTAAGCGTCAGATCCATACTGAGCAGGGACTATCCGATTATCCAGGCATACGTGCTTATTCTGGCTGTCACTTTTGTGCTGTTCAATACGCTTTCCGATATCGTGAACGCAGCAATGAATCCCAAACTCAGAAAGGAATTCGAATGA
- the cntC gene encoding staphylopine uptake ABC transporter permease subunit CntC — MRNLRNLSQDKLAMASLAFIVVMIAAGVLAPLFAPHDPEEVNMKLRYASASWSYLLGNDHLGRCVLSRLIYGIRPSVLWVLVALLASVLLGAIVGFISGYFKGKTDAILMRVCDIMLSFPGYVMTLAVVGILGAGLENILIAFVVMKWAWFARVIRTSVMQYSEMDYVKFARASGISHLRIIHKHIVPVTFSDIAVISSSSICSMILQISGLSFLGLGVQAPQAEWGMMLNEAREVMFSRPELMLAPGLAIVLVVSAFNFLSDALQVALDPKLMTSKPGSKLRGRKRGEQVAYEYIGS, encoded by the coding sequence ATGAGAAACCTTCGTAATTTAAGCCAGGATAAGCTAGCCATGGCGTCCCTTGCCTTTATCGTTGTGATGATCGCTGCTGGCGTTCTTGCTCCCTTGTTTGCACCGCATGATCCCGAAGAAGTGAACATGAAGCTCAGGTATGCGTCAGCATCCTGGTCGTATCTTCTCGGCAATGATCATCTGGGCAGATGTGTGTTGTCGCGGCTGATCTATGGCATTCGGCCAAGTGTACTGTGGGTTTTGGTTGCTCTGCTCGCCTCTGTTCTCCTGGGGGCCATCGTGGGGTTCATTTCCGGTTACTTCAAAGGGAAAACCGATGCGATTCTCATGAGGGTCTGTGATATTATGCTTTCGTTTCCGGGATACGTGATGACGCTCGCTGTGGTTGGCATTTTGGGCGCCGGTCTTGAAAATATTCTGATCGCCTTTGTAGTCATGAAATGGGCATGGTTTGCCCGGGTCATTCGTACATCGGTCATGCAATATTCCGAGATGGATTATGTGAAGTTCGCCAGGGCTTCCGGAATCAGCCACCTGCGCATCATTCACAAGCACATTGTGCCCGTCACCTTTTCCGATATTGCTGTCATTTCGAGCAGTTCCATCTGTTCCATGATCCTGCAAATATCCGGGCTGTCATTTCTCGGATTGGGCGTTCAGGCACCGCAAGCCGAGTGGGGCATGATGCTGAATGAGGCCAGAGAAGTCATGTTCTCCAGGCCGGAGCTGATGCTTGCGCCAGGTCTTGCGATCGTTTTGGTCGTATCGGCATTTAATTTTCTGTCCGATGCGCTGCAAGTGGCACTTGACCCCAAATTGATGACGTCCAAACCGGGCAGCAAGCTTCGCGGAAGGAAGAGAGGTGAGCAGGTCGCTTATGAATATATTGGAAGTTGA
- the cntD gene encoding staphylopine uptake ABC transporter ATP-binding protein CntD, with the protein MNILEVEQLRIWDALTEEVIVHNSSFQLKQGQCLAIVGESGSGKSMTCRSIMRLNKPAIRQSGRILFQGEDLNKLTEQEMRKRRGRNLCMILQNGMGAFDPSCVIGVHLRETLQAHYGWNAKEVEKNMKSAMERVMLRNPVDIMNQYPHQLSGGMLQRIMIALALVLEPDVIIADEPTTALDTISQYEVVEQLIQLRERMGCSMIFISHDLGVVRKIADDVLVMKDGHIVESGSIRSVFTKPQHPYTQFLVSTRRELSNHFRQLMQEEQHIAKR; encoded by the coding sequence ATGAATATATTGGAAGTTGAGCAACTGCGGATATGGGATGCACTTACGGAAGAGGTCATTGTGCACAACAGTTCATTCCAGCTGAAGCAAGGCCAGTGCCTCGCCATTGTAGGAGAAAGTGGAAGCGGCAAGTCGATGACATGCAGGTCCATCATGCGTCTGAATAAACCGGCCATCCGGCAGTCCGGCCGGATTCTGTTTCAAGGGGAAGATCTGAACAAGCTCACGGAACAGGAAATGCGCAAAAGAAGAGGGCGGAATCTGTGTATGATTCTCCAGAACGGAATGGGTGCATTTGATCCCTCCTGTGTGATCGGCGTTCATCTGAGGGAGACCCTTCAAGCACATTACGGATGGAATGCCAAGGAAGTGGAGAAGAACATGAAATCCGCCATGGAACGGGTGATGCTGAGAAATCCGGTGGACATCATGAATCAATACCCTCACCAGCTGTCAGGAGGCATGCTGCAGCGGATCATGATTGCTCTTGCTCTCGTTTTGGAACCAGATGTGATCATTGCGGATGAACCTACAACGGCACTGGATACGATTTCTCAATACGAAGTGGTCGAGCAGCTGATCCAACTGCGGGAACGAATGGGATGCTCCATGATCTTTATCTCGCATGATCTGGGAGTTGTACGGAAGATCGCGGATGATGTTCTGGTCATGAAGGATGGGCATATTGTGGAGTCGGGCAGCATTCGCTCCGTCTTTACAAAACCGCAGCATCCGTACACACAGTTTTTGGTATCCACCCGCCGGGAGCTAAGTAATCATTTCAGGCAATTGATGCAGGAGGAACAGCATATTGCTAAACGTTGA
- a CDS encoding ABC transporter ATP-binding protein, whose product MLNVDHVHKSYPQGGLFTGGRQSVLHDVSFECYRGECLGIIGESGSGKSTLGRLILGMERPDQGTISIEGRSVLDRKARRGRISAVFQDYKSSINPFFTVEEAIMEPLRLQKKNPEGNAHSLKIDVLLSQVGLDKSYRSKYPHELSGGEVQRVCIARAISTEPQCIVLDEAISSLDVSVQTQVLHVLKELKEIYQMTYIFITHDIQAAAYICDRVIIFREGRMEEMVPIEQLKTVKSEYARKLLDHLITF is encoded by the coding sequence TTGCTAAACGTTGACCATGTTCATAAATCCTATCCGCAAGGCGGCTTGTTTACGGGAGGCAGGCAATCCGTTCTGCACGATGTCAGTTTTGAATGTTATCGCGGGGAATGCCTGGGTATCATCGGGGAGAGCGGGAGCGGAAAATCCACCTTGGGCAGACTGATTTTGGGGATGGAGCGCCCGGATCAAGGGACGATTTCGATCGAAGGCAGATCCGTACTGGACAGAAAGGCAAGAAGGGGCAGGATCAGTGCCGTTTTTCAGGATTACAAGTCATCGATCAATCCGTTTTTTACCGTGGAGGAAGCCATCATGGAGCCACTACGCCTGCAAAAAAAGAACCCAGAAGGCAATGCCCATTCGCTCAAAATTGATGTTCTGCTTAGCCAGGTTGGACTGGACAAATCATACCGATCCAAGTATCCGCATGAATTGTCAGGGGGAGAAGTTCAACGGGTCTGCATCGCCAGGGCAATTTCAACAGAGCCTCAGTGCATTGTGCTGGACGAAGCGATCAGTTCGCTGGATGTATCGGTTCAGACTCAGGTGCTCCACGTGCTGAAAGAGCTGAAGGAAATCTATCAGATGACTTATATTTTCATTACCCACGATATACAGGCAGCTGCTTATATTTGTGACAGAGTGATCATTTTCAGAGAGGGCCGCATGGAAGAAATGGTGCCTATCGAACAGCTGAAAACCGTGAAATCCGAGTATGCGAGAAAGCTGCTGGATCATTTAATTACTTTCTAA
- the cntE gene encoding staphylopine family metallophore export MFS transporter CntE, with the protein MSGALSWPFLRLYLLTLFYFSANAILNVIIPLRGESLGASSTVIGLVMGAYMFTTMFFRPWAGQIIQKHGPIRILRIILILNGLALILYTFTGLGGYFVARALQGVSTAFFSMALQIGIIDALPEKDRSQGISYYSLFSYIPGIAGPVLALGLWNAGGMDYFSIFMIVIAMVTGLFGYSVRMDKTKERETDTTQDETGQKLRMLDSFGELIRNPFLFKCSVIMLISSIVFGAITAFIPLYAPQLNHGNAGVFLMIQAAVVVVARIMLRKKIPSDGTWHSSFMMGTMLLLTLAAACVGLSIQAGAILLYLGAGLMGIAQAIVYPTLTTYLSFVLPQTNRNVLIGLFIATADLGVSLGGVVMGPVADLSSFSWMYMICAVLGALMIIFAYDRRGLLSVMRSKEG; encoded by the coding sequence GTGAGCGGAGCATTGTCATGGCCATTTCTGCGTTTATATCTATTGACGCTCTTTTACTTCAGTGCTAACGCCATCCTCAATGTCATTATCCCTCTAAGAGGTGAATCACTGGGGGCAAGCAGCACAGTCATTGGTCTCGTCATGGGAGCGTACATGTTCACAACGATGTTTTTCAGGCCATGGGCAGGTCAGATTATCCAAAAGCATGGACCGATCAGGATCCTTCGCATCATACTGATTCTGAACGGGCTGGCGCTGATCCTGTATACCTTTACCGGATTGGGGGGCTATTTCGTAGCCCGTGCACTGCAAGGCGTGTCTACCGCCTTTTTCTCCATGGCGCTTCAGATTGGCATCATTGATGCATTGCCCGAGAAGGATCGTTCACAGGGGATCTCATACTACTCCCTCTTTTCCTATATCCCGGGTATTGCCGGACCTGTGCTTGCTCTGGGACTGTGGAATGCGGGCGGGATGGATTATTTCTCGATCTTCATGATTGTGATTGCCATGGTAACAGGACTGTTTGGTTACAGTGTCAGGATGGACAAGACGAAGGAACGAGAAACTGACACAACACAGGATGAGACAGGACAGAAGCTCCGAATGCTGGATTCCTTCGGGGAGCTGATCCGAAATCCGTTTTTGTTCAAATGCAGTGTCATTATGCTCATCTCGTCGATTGTATTTGGCGCCATAACGGCGTTTATTCCGTTGTATGCTCCACAATTGAATCACGGGAATGCAGGAGTGTTTCTGATGATTCAGGCGGCGGTCGTCGTGGTTGCCCGTATAATGCTTAGAAAAAAAATTCCATCGGACGGAACATGGCACTCTTCGTTTATGATGGGTACGATGCTGCTTCTGACACTCGCTGCTGCGTGCGTGGGATTGTCCATTCAGGCAGGTGCCATCCTGTTGTATCTGGGCGCTGGACTCATGGGAATTGCGCAGGCAATCGTATATCCGACGCTGACGACTTATCTGTCCTTTGTCCTGCCACAGACGAACCGCAATGTGCTGATTGGTTTATTCATTGCAACGGCAGATCTGGGCGTCTCGCTTGGAGGTGTCGTTATGGGACCGGTTGCGGATCTGTCTTCCTTTTCATGGATGTATATGATCTGTGCAGTACTTGGAGCGCTGATGATTATTTTTGCGTATGACCGTAGGGGACTATTGTCAGTGATGAGATCGAAGGAAGGCTGA
- the cntE gene encoding staphylopine family metallophore export MFS transporter CntE codes for MDASANNHGKLNPVSFSFIRFYMLAFLFFAANSALTIILPLRSEAAGLSQAEIGLMMGAYMLTCMLLRPLAAQLLGKYGPLRVMQWLLLLHAATLVLFMIGDVEAYLWLRALQGVATAFFSMTMQAGIVEKLEDKDRAQGLSMYTLFTMVPSLIVPILAIQIWESASDIWFTVLLIGLAALPLLIGYRVDLPKHTVQNKSYTLRDMIRSFRGIWRSTPLLISSVVMLFASCVFGATATFLPLYMVSTGLASAGVFLTIQGLVVILCRFMLRKKIPSDGSWNTWLIAGLLLCAALGTQMLALLEFIGPLVYLSAVFSGFALALMYPTLTTYLSFVLPADSRYVLMGMFMSSYDLGFSLGGLAMGLIIQNSSYSTMFTICTFLSVAAMVLVVICRKRMESGNRERLSTAN; via the coding sequence ATGGATGCTTCTGCAAACAATCATGGCAAATTAAATCCGGTCTCTTTTTCCTTTATCCGGTTTTATATGCTGGCTTTTTTATTTTTTGCCGCAAATTCGGCCTTAACGATTATTCTTCCACTGAGAAGTGAAGCGGCAGGATTGAGTCAGGCCGAAATTGGCCTCATGATGGGAGCTTACATGCTCACGTGTATGCTTTTGAGGCCGCTGGCTGCACAGCTTCTGGGGAAATATGGTCCTCTTCGCGTCATGCAATGGCTGCTGCTTCTGCATGCCGCAACACTGGTGCTCTTCATGATCGGTGATGTGGAAGCATACCTCTGGCTGCGAGCATTGCAAGGTGTGGCGACTGCGTTTTTCTCCATGACCATGCAGGCGGGTATAGTGGAAAAGCTCGAAGACAAGGACCGGGCACAGGGGCTGTCCATGTATACGCTCTTTACGATGGTTCCCTCTCTCATCGTTCCCATTCTGGCGATACAAATTTGGGAAAGTGCCAGTGATATTTGGTTTACGGTACTCCTGATTGGTTTGGCGGCACTGCCACTTCTGATCGGATACCGCGTGGATCTGCCCAAGCATACAGTACAAAATAAGTCATATACGCTAAGGGATATGATCCGCTCTTTTCGTGGTATTTGGCGCAGCACGCCCCTGTTGATCAGCAGTGTAGTCATGCTGTTTGCTTCCTGCGTTTTTGGAGCCACGGCGACGTTTCTTCCGCTCTATATGGTATCGACGGGACTTGCGAGTGCCGGGGTGTTTTTAACGATTCAGGGACTGGTTGTGATTCTATGCCGATTTATGTTGCGCAAAAAAATACCGTCCGACGGCAGCTGGAATACCTGGCTGATCGCAGGATTGCTGCTGTGCGCGGCACTGGGAACCCAGATGCTCGCGCTGCTGGAGTTCATTGGACCACTGGTGTACTTGTCCGCGGTGTTTAGTGGTTTTGCCCTGGCTCTCATGTACCCGACGTTGACGACATACCTGTCCTTCGTGCTCCCTGCTGATTCCAGGTATGTGCTGATGGGCATGTTCATGTCCTCCTACGATCTGGGTTTCTCCTTGGGCGGACTTGCCATGGGGCTGATTATTCAGAACAGCTCCTATTCCACGATGTTTACGATCTGTACATTTCTTTCCGTGGCGGCCATGGTGCTGGTCGTCATATGTAGAAAACGGATGGAATCAGGCAATAGAGAAAGGCTCTCTACTGCAAACTGA
- a CDS encoding GTP-binding protein, producing the protein MTQKQVPVTVLSGYLGSGKTTVLNHVLHNRQGLKVAVIVNDMSEVNIDAALVKGEATLSRTEEKLVELSNGCICCTLRDDLMQEIEKLANEGRFDYILIESTGISEPVPVAQTFTYADEESGIDLTRLAKLDCLVTVVDANRFWHDFASGQSLLDRSQAAGEEDTRDVVDLLIDQIETCDVLLLNKCDLVDEVELNKLEGIIRKLQPHAKMIRTVKGQVNPAEILNTGLFDFEKASMSAGWIQELEKESHTPETEEYGIGSFVYRRRKPFHPARLAEFMSYWPEEVVRAKGLVWLAAEGDVAASLSQAGPSIQFGPAGHWVAALPEADKELIFRTEPGVLENWDAQWGDRQTELVMIGIEMERDMIEDELDQCLLSDEEMQADWGRFENPLPWPVETV; encoded by the coding sequence ATGACACAAAAGCAAGTTCCGGTAACGGTCCTCAGCGGTTACCTTGGTTCAGGTAAAACGACGGTGCTTAATCATGTACTGCACAATCGGCAGGGCCTTAAGGTCGCTGTCATTGTAAATGACATGAGTGAGGTGAACATTGATGCAGCGCTGGTTAAGGGAGAAGCTACGTTGTCCCGAACCGAAGAGAAGCTGGTTGAGCTGTCCAATGGCTGCATCTGCTGCACGCTGCGGGATGATCTGATGCAGGAGATCGAGAAACTGGCGAACGAAGGCCGGTTCGATTATATCCTGATTGAATCCACGGGCATCAGTGAACCTGTCCCGGTAGCGCAGACCTTTACATACGCCGATGAAGAATCGGGTATTGATCTGACCCGTCTGGCGAAGCTGGACTGCCTGGTAACGGTGGTGGATGCCAACCGGTTCTGGCATGATTTTGCCTCAGGACAGAGCCTTTTGGATCGGAGTCAGGCAGCAGGAGAGGAAGATACCCGTGACGTGGTGGATTTGCTGATTGACCAGATTGAGACGTGTGATGTCCTGCTGCTGAACAAATGTGATCTGGTCGATGAAGTGGAGCTGAACAAGCTTGAAGGCATCATCCGTAAACTTCAGCCCCATGCCAAGATGATTCGGACCGTGAAGGGGCAGGTGAATCCTGCTGAGATTTTAAATACAGGTCTCTTTGATTTTGAAAAAGCAAGCATGTCAGCCGGATGGATTCAGGAGCTGGAAAAAGAATCACACACCCCCGAGACGGAAGAGTACGGAATTGGCTCCTTCGTGTACCGTCGCAGGAAGCCATTCCATCCCGCACGTCTGGCTGAGTTCATGAGCTACTGGCCGGAAGAGGTCGTTCGTGCCAAAGGCCTGGTTTGGCTGGCGGCTGAAGGAGATGTAGCAGCAAGCCTGAGCCAGGCGGGGCCTTCCATTCAGTTTGGACCTGCCGGACATTGGGTCGCGGCCTTGCCGGAAGCGGACAAGGAATTGATTTTTCGCACCGAGCCGGGTGTCCTGGAAAATTGGGACGCCCAGTGGGGAGACCGTCAGACCGAGCTGGTGATGATTGGGATCGAGATGGAGCGTGACATGATTGAGGATGAGCTGGACCAGTGCCTGCTCAGTGATGAGGAGATGCAAGCCGACTGGGGACGATTTGAGAATCCTCTGCCGTGGCCTGTTGAAACCGTCTGA
- the rpsN gene encoding 30S ribosomal protein S14: protein MAKKSKVVREKQRQATVAKYAELRRELKEKGDYEALQRLPRNASPTRLKNRCELTGRPRGYLRKFKVSRIVFRELAHQGQIPGVTKSSW, encoded by the coding sequence ATGGCCAAAAAATCAAAAGTTGTTCGTGAAAAACAGCGTCAGGCAACGGTAGCCAAGTACGCAGAGCTGCGCCGGGAATTGAAGGAAAAAGGAGATTACGAAGCACTGCAGAGATTGCCGCGTAACGCCTCCCCAACAAGGCTGAAAAATCGCTGCGAACTGACAGGGCGTCCAAGAGGATATTTGCGCAAATTCAAGGTTTCACGGATCGTCTTCCGCGAACTGGCCCATCAGGGACAGATTCCGGGCGTAACCAAGTCCAGCTGGTAA
- a CDS encoding DUF3024 domain-containing protein, whose amino-acid sequence MLDSFTIRRIQSLMNGYIHEKVPAPLRTMVKLTYVMNGDELILTEERPAEVRYRWDVMPIARFQWEGEQWKVYARDEHSSWHAVDVIEPCPDFEDLLEQVERDETGIFWR is encoded by the coding sequence ATGCTGGACTCATTTACCATTCGAAGAATTCAATCGCTCATGAATGGGTATATCCACGAGAAGGTGCCTGCACCGCTCCGCACGATGGTTAAGCTGACTTATGTGATGAATGGTGACGAGCTCATTCTAACAGAGGAAAGGCCAGCCGAAGTAAGGTATCGGTGGGACGTGATGCCGATCGCCCGGTTTCAATGGGAAGGTGAACAATGGAAGGTATATGCCCGGGATGAACACAGCAGTTGGCATGCCGTAGACGTTATTGAGCCTTGTCCCGACTTTGAAGATTTGCTCGAACAAGTTGAACGGGATGAGACCGGCATATTCTGGCGCTGA
- a CDS encoding undecaprenyl-diphosphate phosphatase codes for MTDPIKAIILGIIEGLTEFLPVSSTGHLILAGNLLDFEGDAAITFKIVIQLGAVMAVLILYWKRYMEIGSNLIKMDFSTSKGLNVIHMILAMLPALIVYLLLKDTIKSQLFGPKPVLFGLIAGGLLMIIAARSKRTTSVDTMDRISYKQAFGIGLFQCLALWPGFSRSGSTISGGLLLGTSQKAAADFTFIISVPVMFGATLLDLYDSIDLIRLDDLYLMLIGFMTSFLVAMIAVVTFIRLIKRLRLEWFALYRFVLAALFYFIVIL; via the coding sequence ATGACTGATCCAATAAAAGCAATCATACTTGGGATAATAGAAGGGTTAACTGAATTCTTACCCGTATCGTCTACTGGACATCTTATTTTAGCAGGAAATTTACTTGACTTTGAGGGAGACGCGGCAATAACCTTTAAAATTGTTATACAGTTGGGTGCAGTGATGGCCGTTCTAATTCTTTATTGGAAAAGGTATATGGAGATTGGGTCAAACTTAATTAAAATGGATTTTTCAACAAGTAAAGGATTAAACGTAATACATATGATTTTGGCTATGTTACCAGCATTAATCGTATATCTTCTACTAAAGGACACTATAAAAAGCCAATTATTCGGCCCTAAACCTGTCTTATTTGGTTTAATTGCAGGTGGTTTGTTAATGATCATCGCCGCAAGGAGTAAGAGAACTACCAGCGTAGATACAATGGATAGGATTAGTTACAAACAAGCTTTTGGGATTGGCTTATTCCAATGTCTGGCCTTGTGGCCAGGTTTTTCGAGATCAGGTTCGACGATTTCAGGTGGCCTTTTGCTTGGTACTAGCCAAAAAGCTGCCGCAGATTTTACGTTCATTATTTCTGTACCTGTTATGTTTGGTGCTACCTTGTTGGACTTATACGATAGCATCGATTTAATTCGTTTAGACGATTTATATCTGATGTTAATTGGATTTATGACATCCTTCCTTGTGGCTATGATTGCGGTAGTAACGTTTATTAGATTGATCAAGCGACTTCGATTGGAGTGGTTTGCTCTATACCGTTTTGTATTAGCAGCTCTTTTCTATTTTATCGTCATACTGTAA